A part of Cryptococcus gattii WM276 chromosome G, complete sequence genomic DNA contains:
- a CDS encoding 3-hydroxy-3-methylglutaryl-CoA (HMG-CoA) synthase, putative; Erg13p (Similar to TIGR gene model, INSD accession AAW44623.1) — MSNFDIPARPSNVGILGMDMYFPKRCISEEQLEEFDGVAKGKYTIGLGMGHMAFTDDKEDINSVALTVVSSLLQKYNIDPKSIGRLDVGTETLIDKSKSTKTLLMNLFAESGNTDIEGIDSKNACYGSTAALFNAVNWIQSESWDGRNAIVMCGDIAIYKEGSARPVGGMGACAMLIGPDAPLVLEPVHGTYMANTWDFYKPDLSAEYPTVDGPLTIAAYLGALDNAYSTYIQKAEASQARAAKKLSLASVTAAVSEVANGFVGAINGHANGHANGHANGVSETKADGIAKFDYVCLHSPYGKLVQKGHARMFYNDYLRNPSHPAFANVPEDVKSLDKTKTYTDKVIEKTFIGIAGDHYKSAVLPGKDCVSRCGNMYTASLYGALASVVSSAPEGIEIGKRIGMYAFGSGCAASFYALRVNGSTKEIADKLNLKARLASMDVRPCQEYVDALKLREENHNAVKYTPQGSLDNIWPGAYYLEGVDELYRRTYLQKPGSA; from the exons ATGTCCAACTTTGACATCCCCGCTAGACCCAGCAACGTCGGTATCCTCGGCATGGATATGTACTTCCCCAAGAGG TGCATTTCTGAGGAACAGCTCGAGGAGTTTGACGGCGTCGCCAAGGGAAAGTACACCATTGGTTTGGGTATGGGACACATGGCTTTCACCGACGACAA GGAGGACATCAACTCTGTCGCTTTGACCG TCgtttcttctcttctccaaaaATACAACATCGACCCCAAGTCCATCGGTCGTTTGGACGTCGGTACTGAGACCCTTATCGACAAGTCCAAATCTACCAAAACCCTTCTCATGAACCTCTTTGCCGAGTCAGGCAACACCGACATCGAGGGTATTGACTCCAAGAACGCGTGTTACGGCTCTACCGCTGCCCTTTTCAACGCTGTTAACTGGATTCAGTCTGAAAGCTGGGACGGAAGGAACGCTATTGTCATGTGCGGTGACATTGCCATTTACAAGGAGGGAAGTGCTAGGCCTGTGGGTGGCATGGGTGCCTGTGCCATGTTGATCGGCCCCGATGCACCTTTGGTGCTTGAGC CCGTCCACGGCACTTATATGGCCAACACCTGGGACTTCTACAAGCCCGACCTTTCCGCGGAATAC CCCACCGTTGACGGCCCCTTGACCATTGCCGCCTATCTCGGTGCCCTCGACAACGCCTACTCCACTTACATCCAGAAGGCTGAGGCTTCCCAGGCTCGTGCCGCCAAGAAGCTCTCTCTTGCTTCTGTGACCGCTGCCGTTTCCGAGGTTGCTAACGGCTTCGTCGGAGCCATCAATGGCCACGCCAACGGTCATGCCAACGGTCACGCCAACGGTGTTTCTGAGACCAAGGCGGACGGTATTGCCAAGTTTGACTATGTCTGTTTGCACAGTCCCTACGGCAAGCTCGTCCAGAAGGGTCACGCCCGTATGTTCTATAAC GATTACCTCCGAAACCCCTCTCATCCCGCATTCGCCAACGTCCCTGAGGACGTCAAGTCTCTTGACAAGACCAAGACCTATACCGACAAGGTCATTGAGAAGACTTTCATTGGTATCGCTGGCGACCATTACAAGTCTGCTGTTCTCCCGGGCAAGGACTGTGTCTCTCGATGCGGTAACATGTACACTGCTTCTCTTTACGGTGCCCTCGCCTCTGTTGTCTCTTCCGCCCCTGAAGGTATTGAGATCGGCAAGCGAATTGGCATGTACGCCTTTGGTTCTGGTTGTGCCGCATCTTTCTACGCTCTTAGGGTCAACGGCTCTACCAAGGAAATTGCGGACAAGTTGAACTTGAAGGCGAGATTGGCTTCTATGGACGTTAGGCCTTGTCAGGAATATGTCGATGCTCTCAAG CTCCGAGAGGAGAACCACAACGCTGTCAAGTACACCCCTCAAGGTTCTCTTGACAACATCTGGCCTGGTGCTTACTACCTCGAGGGTGTTGACGAACTTTACCGACGAACTTATCTTCAAAAACCTGGATCTGCCTAA
- a CDS encoding Hypothetical protein (Similar to TIGR gene model, INSD accession AAW44869.1; CNG02660): MSPSSSLSSAGGSSRSSSPFSRAGTPDADALEAYEQLMASIIPPSTLPRPPTPLLTSKLTLSKDEEGEDSVMGENGVKRPMTKAEKQNAKKKRRKERERAARMEAEAAAKAAADGVEKEQNTANDSLIEFRLFSSCPVKPISLLPPSEDYPLPL; encoded by the exons ATGAGTCCCAgctcttctctttcttcagCTGGCGGCTCCAGTCGCAGTTCAAGTCCTTTCAGCAGGGCTGGTACGCCAGATGCCGATGCCTTGGAAGCTTATGAGCAACTCATGGCCTCAATTATTCCTCCCTCTACCTTACCCCGGCCACCTACTCCGCTTTTGACGTCGAAGCTTACGCTCAGCAAAGATGAGGAAGGCGAGGATAGTGTGATGGGCGAAAATGGTGTCAAGAGACCAATGACAAAAGCTGAAAAACAAAAcgcgaagaagaagaggcggaaagagagggagagggcTGCAAGGATGGAAGCAGAGGCAGCTGCTAAAGCGGCGGCGGATGGTGTCGAGAAAGAACAAAATACGGCAAATGATTCCTTAATTG AGTTTCGATTattttcttcttgccctGTTAAGCCGATTTCCCTTCTGCCACCCTCTGAGGATTATCCCTTACCTTTGTAA